The Bactrocera dorsalis isolate Fly_Bdor chromosome 2, ASM2337382v1, whole genome shotgun sequence region TAcctgaatgtatgtatgtatttacatacatatgtaggtacatcAAGTCTCCAACGCTGTTGTGGACCACCGCATGCTTCGCTGATGAGCTTTTCTTGGTAAGCCAGTTGTACTATAACATACACGCTGGTGTGATGAATGGATGCCAGGGCCGTAAAAGTTACACtttggtgctgttgttgttgctacctCACAGCTACTGTAACATTGCGATGCTTGATCTATTTGCGTTCGTTTCATTATTGCTTTCATTGTTTATAATGATCTTCGCGTAGACGAGTGCAATTGCTTTATTAACTTTGGGTTTAAGTGATCGATCCACAAGCATTACTAACCCtatgccgttgttgttgttgtactgcaACAGCTGTAATTGCTACTTTACCTCGAGTTAAGTGGTGCCGGACAAGGCGACTGCGTGTAAGTGACAGATGAAGATCATTTTTCTCAGTTGTCGATACAGTGAACGCGCCTCTTGGCCACAGTTCCTCTAACCAGATTGATGAGCGTTGGCGCATCGattctgttttgttttataaaccTTTGCAATGATTGGAAATTTGTTTAGTATGATTTATGGTTCGGTCGCGTGTACTGTTTACGTTGTTTGTTGATACAGTTATTTCCTTGGAATATAAAAGTGTTGCTttcataaaattaagaaaaaaaagttgcaataaatttttaatcctccgctaaaatggtaaaaaataaattaaaaaaataaaaataaatatttacaaaaatattaataaaaaaattaataataatgataatatccTTTTAGGCCACTCTTGTGCAAGCTTTACTGTTTGTGTGTCTGTGCTATCAGAATTTATGGATTACTTATGGCGCTACACTTTCCTCTCTCCGAATTAGTCATCCTGTGAAGTCGCAACaaagaaataatgaatatttacCACCCTTTACGACGGAGACGGAGGGTATTGGTGAGTTTGAACCGAAATTTCGGATGCAAAAATTTGTGGTTTGGAGAAGCTGAAAGATCTGAGATAATTCAAATTGAGAGAATTAACGGCAGAACTTGTATTAAGCcagtttttgtataaattcgTCAACGTCTTCGGCAACCCGATGATCCTTTTTAAAGTTCCGCTTGACATATGCCCAACACATCTATGTCGGACGAAGTTCTGCACCGTTGGGAGGGTTTTTCTCTTTCACAAAATTGCCATTGTTATCCTTCAACAAAGCTAAAGTGCAATGAGTGTAGGGTACTGTGGCTAAATCCGGCTAAAAAATTGATGACACGATGTGTTTCTTATAAACTGGTATTAGGCGACGGTTTAGACACTCCTTCTTATAGCActtttcaaagaaataaaaaaagaacccAATTATTTTAGGGATGCCaggtgaaaattattttaaagcacATTAAGTTCGGGGTTCACCTTCAATTCACGCATAGGttgaaacagagttgccacGTTGCACAATATTACCAAATGTGTGGAAAAGATTTAGAAAATCGTTTAGATAATGAtgaatgcaaatatattttcgaacagagttgccacctattgaaaaaattaaattgatttcattattacaaaatttaaattattgccgaaaaatttataatagttctctttttttattaatttttccctTCATTTTCCTGCTTTGCCGGAGAACCTTTGTGATGCCACGTTCTTCAagaatatttaactttttgagCTTCAATTACTTAAACTATCTTTGTTTCAACacgagatttttttaaattgtaaaaaaatacaaatcattTATTCCACATTTCAGTTGAGAAATCCATCAACTACAGTTCCAACACAATCCGACCACCTACCGCATACCAAGCACAGCAAGCGAACAAAGTCCAGCAGCCAACACAACAGTTTGCCAGCAAAAACTTAAGTAACCCACAGCAAGCCACAAAAAATCTCTACACTTCATATGCAGCACCGGCCTCCGGCTCGGCACCATTTTTATACTCGCAACCGCTGGCCGCTAATCAAGTTCCGTTGCCCACGCTCTTTCCCAAGTCCTTGGTGGAGCACCTCTCACCAGCTGCACAAACGCCAacacaaatgcaaatgcaacagctacaacaacgacaacaagaacagcagcagcagcagcatcagcatcagcaacagcaacagcagctacaaaaacaacagcaatcgTTATACACCGATTATACGAAGCAATTAACCAGCGATCTGCCACTCGCCAATACACCGTTGCTTATGGTCGAAGAGCCCACATCGTCCCTGCTGACGCCCAGTCAAAATCTCACCTTGGAGGCGGCGCGGATTTTAGCATCCACACTATTGGAAGCCAATGGTGAAGCGCCACTAGAAACACCTGGCCTGGCACCGCTGTCGAATCCAAGCGCTTTGGAACTACCAAATAAGCTTAACAGCACCGATGTTTTGATCTTGAAATCGCAGAAGAACGCCTACATCATACCAGCGCCGTTGGCCAAAGGTTTGTTGTAGCAGCACACAAGTGAAACtcttgtaatttaattaattttaattacttgttGATGCAACTTTTTTACAGATGCCAGAAACCCGACCAACGCACGAGCGCTCTACCAAATGCGTGATCAATTGGACAAGGCTTACACCATAAATCAATTTGTGTTCATCATAAAACCGGAGCGAATCAATTTCCTGAATAAATTGGTTTAGCGCCATGGCGATTTGattaattgatttattgcgcaAGCGTCAGTGCCGATTACGTTTTGTTCGTTTAAGTgtcatacatatgttattttagtattattgttgttgtttataattAGTATTGTTGTTTGTTAATATTAAGACATTATAAAATTTAGTATGTTAAGCCTGAAAATTGGTCCATTTATTTGTTGTAGTTGGTATGGTTGGTTACTCTTTAGTAAGGTAAGGTAAGGTGCcaagaaaaaagttaacatCGGCTTcgccgaagctataatacccttcctaaataaaaaaaagttgtatgtacaagaatttgaatttgattgTTCAGTTAGAATGTTGACAATTTGCGATAGTGATCtgatcgaaacaattttttcagagattgtacTAGCGATCCTTTCCCAATTTCTTGAGGATGTCttgtcaaatttaaaacatcATTCTTTAAGTTCCTTTTGATGATTCACCCTTGGCCCCAATCcagtgccaacgttttttccaatcctcgaaacagttgttaaagtatATTTCCGAAATAGCCTGCAATGCGtttagcgattcacgtttaatcccttcaattgactcaaaccGGTTTTCTCCGAGatgtcgtttgagtttgctgaatagtcaGAAGTCACACGAAGCTAAATCAGACGAATAAGGTAGCTGCGGCACGATATACTACAATGCCCAaaaaaggtgacattgtatttattttgaaaattctttatttattcttcgaaatcaaattcatccccttcaaagtaatcccctcccaaTACAATGCACtcatgccaacggattttctaatcttcgaaacactggttgtagtcattTTCCGGGATgaccttcagttccgtcttcgctgcggcttgaatctcctctattgtataaaaacggtgtccccggagcggtcttttgagcttggggAACAGCCGGAAGTCGCACgacgccagatcaggtgaatacggtggttgtggAACGATTTTGgtgaaagcatcgtttcacacacttcaacgcgacgccttttttccaaaaaattcaatgttttccgtaccagtcgagatttgacgcgcttgaggctcaaaacatccttcaaaatggtattgtctgagcctttcgatatacCAACTTCATCaacaaggtctctaattgttaatcgacggttattcaacaccaaatctttaatttgttgaaagtgagcttcgtcggttgaggttgatggtcgccctggacgctcttcgtcttcgacacgttcacggccggcttggaactcactataccacttgtaaacattttttttagacatagcctcatcaccaaaggctttcacaccatcctcaacgtatccgtaaacaaaatttaatgcattgaaaatttgccgaaaaactcacgaagaatcaatgcagtatgcaacAGAGCTATGTCATGGTGaaaaaaaccaagagttgtcggcccataattttgccctctttttacgaatatggcgcataaaaatcaaatagtattcgttgttgacagtttggccggtcggaaggaattcggagtgcaccacacctcaatAATCGAAGCAAACTGTcgacataaccttgatttttgacctgctttgacgtgggtTTTCGGCTTTGCTATGAGGTCGATTGATTGTCTGTttctgggtcgtaagcataaatccaagactcatcgccagtaatattATGTTTCGTGATATCCTGGTAGGCATTATTTCAGAGGTTTAATGCAACGcagttttgcgaaaaaattaattgattttgaaggcaatcgtgcttttacttttcCAAGGCCCAAATGACTTCTCGAAATGGTGTTCATTGGCTCTTTCGATATTTCTACGATGCCAATatgatctctgactgttaattgtcgattctcgatcaataattcttttattttattgacatattagtcatcagttgatgtttatggttcgtcgtcaacgcgttcccGACCctgtttaaataatttgtaacaaTCAAAACTACTTACTCACGACAAACACCGAAgactttttccaacattctgaatgtttcagcaccagaaatttgattccgcactaACAAATGATTATTTTCATCTGACGTTTGGtatagatttttaaaaaatttattcatattcAAAATTGAACTGATATGTCTATTGTTCACTACTTTATATCATTACTTTTACGTTTTATTTTATCTACCAAAAATCGGCCCACTTTTGGGACAAAAGTTACCTATTCGGAAACTACAGCTCTTCTAGTGGGATCCGAACGGATTTCCTCTTGTCCACAACGAATCTTTAATCGGAAGTGGTATTGTACTATTTTACACAGATCTCGTAGGGTCGTCTCATTTTAAAGAATGTGATTTTATTATGCAATGCTCGATTTTGTTATCAATATAGGGCATAAATGGATAATCCACCTTCCAGTTTGAAACTTTTAGATGTCAACTTTGTAAAAATCGCCATCTCGGCAATTTCCATAGAGCGAGCATTCCTTTAAGATCTGAGGAGAGAAAAAGTTGCAGAAGATCGGATCCCGAAAATATAGTGGACGCGGTAGTAGTTTGAAACTAATTTCGTGCAATTTCATTATCACTTTCATTGATTTATAACGTGAGGAATCCGTCGGTTATGAGCTCACGTAGCATACACTTGAAGAGAGCTTTCGAATACCAATTTTGTCAAGAACGCTACGAGTATGTTCAGCATGTTTCTTTGATATCTTTTATAGCACCAGCTATATCAATCTACCTTATTTTCGGGTAATCTAAAATCATGTATTGATATTCTTAtccataaaattttcttttggatGTCCACAGTGCATATGGTCTTCGACGGAATTTAGCATTCCCCTTACGAATGGTTGCTTCGCCAGAAGAGAGCCCAAAAGTATTATCATTTATGATCAAAATTCCATTTCCGTTTGATTCTAGTGAATTCCTGTCTGAGAAATGATACAAATTGCCAAAAATATCTCCAGTTTAATCATCTAAAGTGCTGAATGTTAAGTACTTATGAAATTATCAAAAAGCCAATAAATTCCAACTTATCAGTTTCCTTGTTATTGCTAAAAAGTGTCtggaagaaaatatttgaaattaaaagatgTTACTTTGAATTATTTTGGAGCTAGGCACTCCgacatttatttacaatttaacaatgttgttttgtttttggtaacaATTTGCACAAAAGAATTGCGCAGGAACATTAAAGCTTAAacaatatttaacaaattagTTCTAGGAGATTCTTCCAACACATTCATTTACACGCGCTTGTTGGGTGGCAAGTAAGCATTTtcagcgccaccaactggtgcaGCACCGTATTGCTGAGCAGCTGGTGCAACTGGTGCAGGTGCCTTCGAGGCGAAGTCCAACACAGGTGCAACACCACCATTGTGGCTGCTAGTATTACCGCCCAAACCATCGTATTGCGATTGAATTGCTTGCTTGGCGTTCTCAGCGTCGGCTGGAGTACGGTATTTGACGAAATGTACTTCGGGCTTTTGGGAATTGCGGTGGTTGAGTGATTGCAATTTGTTGGCCAAATCACCGATGTCAGCTTGTTTGCTCAGCACATAGATGGCAGTGCGTTCTTCGCCGGCGGATTTAGCCAATTGCAAAGCAGCATTCTCGAGTCCAGAGTTCTCAGGTCCCTTAATGAAGATAACGCGCAAGTTTTTCTTCAATGAGTTGGCGTGATCACCGGCATCACCAGCATCATTGAACTCATGTTCGGGTGCAGTGTAGGTGAAGAATTCCTTGTTAACCTCCACGGGAGCGGGAGCAGCAGCGGGAGCGCTGTAGCTAGGGCCAGAAGGAGCTAGACCGCCGAAGGAGCTTGGGCCAGCAGCCGAAGGGCCACTGTAGCTGGGGCCAGCAGCCGAAGGGCCGCTATAGCTGGGACCAGCAAGGCCTTGTCCGCCAAAACTGGGCACACTTAATGCTGGACCACCATAACTGGGACCTCCATAGCTTGGGCCACTTAAACCACCACCGAGCGCTGGACCACTGTTGGCCTCATAGTTGTAGCCGAGACTGGCTGCGTTGGCGGCAGCGACGACGGAGCACAGGATCTGCAAACGAGAGAAAAGTGTGTGTTAGTCGTTTCTACTTTGGTTGGTATTATTTGAAGTTATCTCACCAAAAAGGAACGCATATTGTTGTTTGGTATCGTTTTAGCTTGCAACTCAGTTGCTTTCTGTTTGTTTCAGCCAAACTGCAGTCAATTTTATACGAAAATAGTTTCGTatagaaatgcaaaatattttgaaatgcaaCGATACATTTTTGAACTAGTTTGCAAATTGAATATCAAATCATCATAACGGAcacataaatgtcaaatattctttaaataaatttgataacGAATATGCGAAATTCGCACTGTTACCAAAAAACCATCAGCTCAAGGTCGCATCTCCGTGTCAAACTGTCGCATAGACAACCATCTGTATATTTCTTATCTGCATCAAACCTCGTTAGGCGTTATAAATATTCATCGTACGATTGTCGCTGTAAGTCGTTAAATGTCCGAATGAATTTTAAAGTGAAACCATTCATATTTGGCTTTAATGAGGCGTTCGCAGATGCGTTGACTTAGTTTAGTTTTGGACATTTGACTTGATTATACAAATTTGTCAACAACAAAGCATATATTCACGCGTTGCCAATTAAtgaataaaacaaagaaaaaaagtagtttGCAACATTGTTTTCAGGTCACTATTGCAATGCAAAATATATTGCCAATTTATGCGCACAGAGTTGGAGAATTCATGCGAGATATTAATTTGAAAACgtgtgtattatattatatcatCCTTGTTTATTGAATGCTTATtgtataatgtttttattggtttgacttttaattaaataaaggtATATAAATCCAGTTCAAAAGATCGCCAAGACTTAAATGGCGTTCGACTGTTGACATGAGCACACAGAGAAGGGAAAAGTGGTACTAGAAagagaatttgtaaaaaataataatttttggtccAGATAGCGACCTATCCTGACACTTTCCATCGGGTCGCTTTAATTTAGTAATTACTGTAGAGTTTTGGTCTACTTTGTTCAATGTAATGGAGTCATTCCAATAAAACATATATCTACAAATTgtcattttactatttttttcagTAACCATTTCGAGTGatactttttcacttttcaatttgtttgtGTCGCATTCCATCAGTTTTAATAAGATGTTATGATTTATGGTTTAATCGATTTCAATCTCTATTCATGCTTTTCTCTTTCTAATTTCCTGTATATTATTTTACTATCTTGATATTCCAATTCTTGTAAGAATATTACTATCCCTATCATTATGTTGTTCCTTATACTTGTCCCTAATTTTCTCCTCATTCATATTCACTATCGTATTTAATTTCCTTTACATATTTATCTCTATTCTCTATtctatttctttttctcttttcctATTCAATTTTCTAGTTTTTCAGTCCctatttatgttgttgttcACATTCCTGTTTCTATTCTTCAATGATTTCTACTCCCTTTCTCTGTCTAATCTCATCtccattatttttaagaaataaatatttaggaaTAAGAAAAGGAAACATTATCTTTCCTAAATATCTATTTCTATCCCTATCCTTACCCCAAACCCTTATATTACTCTGAGCCGGCGCACTGTCTTCTTGgaaatttcatcaaatttcGCGAAAAAAGACGGCGAACATCGTGCTCTCTAATGATTATAATGACATTTCTTGCCTCATTTTGACATACTTGTATGTCTATATGAGCCGATGATGCCGCCATTCTGATTGTCCACGCCAAACAGTCAATTTTTGAGGATCGAGTTGCATTTCCTGAGCCACAAGAAGATTTGATTCACCCCAGTAGCCACAATTTTGTTTGCAGACGAAGCCGTTAAGcgagaaatgagcctcattTGAGAAGAGCGTGTTTTGCGCGAAGAGCTCTTTCATTAACCACCGGAGAATGTGAACTTGGGCAATTTTCAAGTCTTGAACGAAAGTTTAATGTGACGTGATGTAATGCCAAACCTTACTATATACACtgaaaaatttgccaaaaatccGTAAAAAAACATGGCCGCCATGTCAGCCATGTCAGCCCTTTAGGCTCCAGAAGtacaataaaattgttgtgTTTGGCATATTCATTGCTTACTTTGTCTGTATCAGCCGTTAAGTTTAGATATGATTTCATGAGTTTCGcgatttttgtttgtaaaaagtTCACACTACTTTGCATATTTGTGAAATCTTGGCCCAAAATAATAATCTTACGTTACCCTAGCCTCCATATTCGCCAGATATGGGTCCTTGTCaccttttccttttttttttcaaatataaaaagcaCATTGAAGGGCAGATAGATAGAAAATCGCTAAAGGTGCTAAAGTCTACATCTATCCCTTATATCGAGTTTGAGAAGAGTTTCGACGATTGCAAGTAGCTTTGGCACAAGAGCATAACCAAATGGCTACTATTTTGAAGGCAACAGCATTAATGCAgacgaattaatattttttcccccAAAGTCCCAAACTTgcatcatatataatatatatcaaTACTCCTTCAACggcatcaaaaatatttcacaatactttaattccaatttcaCTGACAACCTAATGCTCGGCTGCATCAAagtttttttcctaaaataatGCCTGTGAACGCTGTGTATACAGTTATTACTTCTTTTTGGCAACCGATTACTCATAGATTTAGTGTTAACACTAAATTGCATTTTGttcagcctaaaagtatgcaaggTATTGATTGATCGCTGATTGATAGGTGATTGACGCTGTCGATAGGTGACTGATCGTCCATAGAAACAAAATGTCGTTATTTCGAATTATACTTAAAATTGTCgtaacatttatttttggtttttgattttttgctgtTATATAAATGTAATCAGTAAGGAACACTGAAGCTTAG contains the following coding sequences:
- the LOC105229881 gene encoding putative uncharacterized protein DDB_G0282129; the protein is MATLVQALLFVCLCYQNLWITYGATLSSLRISHPVKSQQRNNEYLPPFTTETEGIVEKSINYSSNTIRPPTAYQAQQANKVQQPTQQFASKNLSNPQQATKNLYTSYAAPASGSAPFLYSQPLAANQVPLPTLFPKSLVEHLSPAAQTPTQMQMQQLQQRQQEQQQQQHQHQQQQQQLQKQQQSLYTDYTKQLTSDLPLANTPLLMVEEPTSSLLTPSQNLTLEAARILASTLLEANGEAPLETPGLAPLSNPSALELPNKLNSTDVLILKSQKNAYIIPAPLAKDARNPTNARALYQMRDQLDKAYTINQFVFIIKPERINFLNKLV
- the LOC109579801 gene encoding CCR4-NOT transcription complex subunit 3-like produces the protein MRSFLILCSVVAAANAASLGYNYEANSGPALGGGLSGPSYGGPSYGGPALSVPSFGGQGLAGPSYSGPSAAGPSYSGPSAAGPSSFGGLAPSGPSYSAPAAAPAPVEVNKEFFTYTAPEHEFNDAGDAGDHANSLKKNLRVIFIKGPENSGLENAALQLAKSAGEERTAIYVLSKQADIGDLANKLQSLNHRNSQKPEVHFVKYRTPADAENAKQAIQSQYDGLGGNTSSHNGGVAPVLDFASKAPAPVAPAAQQYGAAPVGGAENAYLPPNKRV